The following proteins are co-located in the Clostridiales bacterium genome:
- a CDS encoding amidohydrolase, with protein MWHGINQCFPNTEKQLILRGRDFNLVSHVKLDELVTESEKWAVSVRQDLHQWPELGNEECRTSERIKRELSILNIDYQEVLSTGVVGTIHKSAEKKTVALRADMDALPIQETVLLPFASRRKGLMHACGHDVHMAVVLGTARVLNEIKDEINGNVKFIFQPAEETTGGARRMMRRGCLSPRTDFILGLHVKPDLPAGTIGIKYGKVHASSDTFHITVKGKHSHGAYPEMGIDAIAAAAQIICGAQSIVARNVSPLNPAVITFGSVHGGTAVNLIADTVIMEGTIRALDSFSREFLKIRLKEMAQSTAKAYGARAEVKFKKGYPVLTNDNIVVDAVRNAVICETAIEKVVELKEPTMGVEDFSYYLEKVPGAFFFLGSGFKGRENDGIHSGGFEVDEKCIGIGIQLLVMSVLKLLE; from the coding sequence GTGTGGCACGGAATTAATCAGTGCTTCCCTAATACAGAGAAGCAATTAATACTGCGGGGGAGGGATTTCAACTTGGTCAGTCACGTGAAATTGGATGAACTGGTAACAGAGTCGGAAAAATGGGCAGTGAGCGTGCGGCAGGACTTGCATCAATGGCCTGAACTTGGAAATGAAGAGTGTAGAACCTCTGAAAGAATCAAACGGGAGCTGAGTATATTGAATATTGATTATCAGGAAGTGCTCTCTACCGGGGTCGTCGGGACCATCCATAAAAGTGCAGAGAAAAAAACAGTCGCACTTCGGGCAGACATGGATGCGCTTCCGATCCAGGAGACGGTTCTCCTTCCGTTTGCCTCCAGAAGGAAAGGACTTATGCATGCTTGCGGACATGATGTCCATATGGCGGTAGTTCTTGGAACTGCAAGGGTTTTGAACGAAATAAAGGATGAAATTAATGGCAATGTTAAATTTATATTTCAACCCGCAGAAGAAACCACAGGCGGTGCAAGGCGCATGATGCGCAGGGGATGCTTGAGTCCCAGAACGGATTTTATTCTCGGACTGCATGTGAAGCCTGATCTCCCAGCTGGAACCATCGGTATCAAGTACGGGAAGGTCCACGCATCATCAGATACGTTTCATATTACAGTAAAGGGGAAGCACAGCCACGGAGCATACCCGGAAATGGGAATCGATGCAATAGCAGCTGCAGCACAGATTATATGCGGTGCTCAGAGTATTGTAGCAAGAAATGTTAGTCCTCTTAATCCTGCTGTCATTACCTTTGGAAGTGTCCATGGCGGCACTGCTGTCAATTTGATTGCGGATACTGTCATAATGGAGGGAACGATACGAGCCCTTGACAGTTTCAGCAGAGAGTTTTTGAAAATTAGACTGAAGGAGATGGCGCAGTCTACAGCAAAGGCTTATGGTGCGAGGGCGGAAGTGAAATTTAAAAAGGGATATCCGGTTTTGACAAACGATAACATTGTTGTCGACGCAGTACGGAATGCGGTTATTTGTGAGACCGCAATTGAGAAGGTTGTGGAGCTGAAGGAACCCACGATGGGTGTTGAGGATTTTTCCTATTATCTAGAAAAGGTTCCGGGAGCGTTTTTCTTCCTGGGAAGCGGCTTTAAAGGGCGGGAAAATGATGGGATACACTCCGGTGGTTTTGAAGTAGATGAAAAATGCATTGGAATTGGAATCCAATTGCTGGTGATGTCAGTTTTAAAGCTCCTAGAATAG